A window from Temnothorax longispinosus isolate EJ_2023e chromosome 1, Tlon_JGU_v1, whole genome shotgun sequence encodes these proteins:
- the LOC139808060 gene encoding vesicle-associated membrane protein 3 isoform X1, with amino-acid sequence MLSPGIRTLSKKDLEAAGKDEREALLEHDSDLEEMLFSQPSTSSGNENVDHKMDSVKLQIQEVQDVMRDNVQKVMDRGERLEDLQEASDRLNMAGNEFRETAKRAQRRAWLQNVKSRFIIISITVTIVLFIVARVGFSSGHHGTLPGSKIASMMFRVSIIQIKYPSL; translated from the exons ATGTTGTCACCCGGTATACGCACCTTATCCAAAAAGGACCTCGAAGCCGCGGGCAAAGATGAGAGA GAGGCGCTATTGGAACACGACAGTGATCTCGAGGAGATGTTGTTTAG CCAACCCAGCACGTCCAGTGGAAATGAAAATGTTGATCACAAAATGGATAG CGTCAAGCTGCAGATTCAGGAGGTGCAGGATGTGATGCGGGATAATGTCCAAAAAGTAATGGACCGCGGCGAGAGGCTGGAGGATTTACAGGAGGCGAGCGATCGTTTGAACATGGCCGGAAATGAGTTTAGAGAAACCGCAAAGAGAGCGCAACGGAGAGCGTGGCTGCAAAACGTGAAATCGAGGTTCATTATTATCAGCATCACCGTGACCATCGTACTTTTCATTGTTG CGCGTGTCGGTTTCAGTTCTGGACATCATGGTACTTTACCTGGTTCTAAGATAGCAAGCATGATGTTCCGAGTCTCGATCATTCAAATTAAG tATCCATCATTGTGA
- the LOC139808060 gene encoding vesicle-associated membrane protein 3 isoform X2, with product MLSPGIRTLSKKDLEAAGKDEREALLEHDSDLEEMLFSQPSTSSGNENVDHKMDSVKLQIQEVQDVMRDNVQKVMDRGERLEDLQEASDRLNMAGNEFRETAKRAQRRAWLQNVKSRFIIISITVTIVLFIVVLDIMVLYLVLR from the exons ATGTTGTCACCCGGTATACGCACCTTATCCAAAAAGGACCTCGAAGCCGCGGGCAAAGATGAGAGA GAGGCGCTATTGGAACACGACAGTGATCTCGAGGAGATGTTGTTTAG CCAACCCAGCACGTCCAGTGGAAATGAAAATGTTGATCACAAAATGGATAG CGTCAAGCTGCAGATTCAGGAGGTGCAGGATGTGATGCGGGATAATGTCCAAAAAGTAATGGACCGCGGCGAGAGGCTGGAGGATTTACAGGAGGCGAGCGATCGTTTGAACATGGCCGGAAATGAGTTTAGAGAAACCGCAAAGAGAGCGCAACGGAGAGCGTGGCTGCAAAACGTGAAATCGAGGTTCATTATTATCAGCATCACCGTGACCATCGTACTTTTCATTGTTG TTCTGGACATCATGGTACTTTACCTGGTTCTAAGATAG
- the LOC139808060 gene encoding vesicle-associated membrane protein 3 isoform X3 yields the protein MLSPGIRTLSKKDLEAAGKDEREALLEHDSDLEEMLFSQPSTSSGNENVDHKMDSVKLQIQEVQDVMRDNVQKVMDRGERLEDLQEASDRLNMAGNEFRETAKRAQRRAWLQNVKSRFIIISITVTIVLFIVVSIIVKYT from the exons ATGTTGTCACCCGGTATACGCACCTTATCCAAAAAGGACCTCGAAGCCGCGGGCAAAGATGAGAGA GAGGCGCTATTGGAACACGACAGTGATCTCGAGGAGATGTTGTTTAG CCAACCCAGCACGTCCAGTGGAAATGAAAATGTTGATCACAAAATGGATAG CGTCAAGCTGCAGATTCAGGAGGTGCAGGATGTGATGCGGGATAATGTCCAAAAAGTAATGGACCGCGGCGAGAGGCTGGAGGATTTACAGGAGGCGAGCGATCGTTTGAACATGGCCGGAAATGAGTTTAGAGAAACCGCAAAGAGAGCGCAACGGAGAGCGTGGCTGCAAAACGTGAAATCGAGGTTCATTATTATCAGCATCACCGTGACCATCGTACTTTTCATTGTTG tATCCATCATTGTGAAATACACCTGA
- the Fatp3 gene encoding long-chain fatty acid transport protein 4 — protein MITTDLHPVVITALSLLLGGFLLTGISRRHFLYVLYKTLPRDILGAFRFFKVNLLLWWWEKREYTVAKVFSKYAAAHPNKVAYIFEDTEWTYEQLEHYSNRVGRYFRTRPFSHFDSIAVFMENRPEYIATWLGLSKAGFVAALINTNLRRDVLLHSINAAGCKAVIFGSELKDAIRDIKDKIPDIELYQWSELADTPILEGAININTEISSIDPGSLFVQLDHVNSRDKLIYIYTSGTTGMPKAAVINNLRYMLMTCGVNSMLNLHSDDRIYNPLPLYHTAGGILGAGQALMGGVTVVLRRKFSATKYWSDCIHYECTVAQYIGEICRFLLTVPPSECDTTHKVRLMFGNGLRPQIWESFVKRFGVKQIGEFYGATEGNSNLVNIDNKIGAVGFIPRYASNLYPVALLKIDEETGELLRGSDGFCIPCKPGEPGVFVGKINPKKVVNDFSGYADKKASEQKIIHDVFKKGDRVFNSGDILVMDELGYFYFKDRTGDTFRWRGENVATSEVEAVISNVIGLKDATVFGVEVPGNEGKAGMVAIYDPENSLDLKGLVGKLKKVLPNYAIPRFIRILSELPMTGTFKLQKKDLQQDAFDIKKVKDPIYFLNNDTYMRMTDEHYNNIIKEKIRL, from the exons ATGATAACAACAGATCTCCACCCGGTCGTTATCACAGCGCTGAGCCTGCTGCTCGGTGGCTTTCTCCTCACTGGAATAAGTCGTCGGCACTTCCTCTACGTGCTCTATAAGACGTTGCCAAGAGATATTTT GGGtgcttttcgattttttaaagttaactTACTTCTTTGGTGGTGGGAGAAACGTGAATATACCGTTGCAAAAGTTTTCTCAAAATATGCAGCAGCTCATCCGAATAAAGTCGCTTACATTTTCGAGGACACAGAATGGACGTATGAACAG TTGGAGCACTACAGCAATCGCGTGGGACGTTACTTTCGCACCAGGCCATTTTCTCATTTTGATAGTATAGCTGTCTTTATGGAAAATCGTCCTGAATACATCGCTACCTGGTTGGGTCTTAGCAAAGCTGGTTTCGTAGCGGCTTTAATTAACACAAATCTTCGACGTGATGTACTTCTGCACAGCATTAACGCTGCTGGTTGCAAAGCTGTCATTTTCGGATCGGAACTTAAGGATG CGATCCGTGACATTAAGGATAAAATACCCGACATTGAGCTTTATCAATGGTCCGAGTTGGCGGACACGCCGATTTTGGAAGGTGCAATCAATATAAATACGGAAATCAGCAGTATTGACCCTGGGTCTCTCTTCGTTCAACTTGACCATGTTAATTCCCGAGACAAATTGATTTATATCTATACATCTGGGACGACGGGAATGCCAAAGGCTGCtgttatcaataatttaag GTACATGTTAATGACATGTGGCGTGAACTCGATGCTTAATCTACACTCGGATGATCGAATTTACAATCCTCTACCTCTTTATCACACCGCAGGTGGTATACTTGGAGCTGGCCAAGCACTCATGGGAGGCGTCACTGTCGTACTTCGTAGAAAATTTAGCGCGACCAAGTATTGGTCGGATTGCATTCATTACGAATGTACT GTAGCGCAATATATTGGCGAGATCTGCCGTTTTCTGCTTACAGTCCCACCAAGCGAGTGCGATACGACGCATAAAGTACGACTAATGTTTGGAAATGGTCTGAGGCCGCAAATTTGGGAATCTTTTGTCAAGAGATTTGGTGTGAAGCAAATAGGCGAGTTTTATGGAGCCACTGAAGGAAACTCAAATCTCG TCAATATTGACAATAAAATCGGTGCTGTTGGTTTCATACCGAGATATGCTAGTAATTTGTATCCAGTtgcattgttaaaaattgatgaAGAGACAGGAGAGTTATTGAGGGGGTCAGATGGATTCTGCATACCATGTAAACCTG gTGAGCCTGGCGTttttgtaggtaaaattaATCCAAAGAAAGTGGTAAACGACTTCAGCGGATACGCGGATAAAAAGGCTTCAGAGCAAAAGATTATACATGATGTCTTCAAGAAGGGCGATCGCGTTTTCAATTCTG GTGATATTTTAGTTATGGATGAACTCGGATACTTTTACTTCAAGGACAGAACTGGCGATACATTTAG GTGGCGAGGTGAAAATGTTGCTACCTCGGAAGTAGAAGCCGTCATAAGCAACGTGATAGGCCTCAAGGATGCAACTGTATTTGGTGTCGAg GTGCCCGGAAACGAGGGTAAGGCAGGAATGGTGGCTATATACGATCCAGAAAATTCCTTGGACTTGAAGGGATTGGTCGGAAAATTGAAGAAAGTTTTGCCGAACTACGCCATACCTCGTTTTATTCGTATTCTGTCAGAATTGCCCATGACTG GAACgtttaaattgcaaaagaagGATCTCCAACAAGATGCTTTTGACATTAAAAAG gtTAAAGATCCAATTTACTTCCTCAACAATGATACCTACATGAGAATGACTGATGAACACTACAATAATAtcatcaaagaaaaaattcgattataa